In Ipomoea triloba cultivar NCNSP0323 chromosome 15, ASM357664v1, one genomic interval encodes:
- the LOC116007364 gene encoding putative late blight resistance protein homolog R1B-14, whose product MDYVQIGKQLYKSLMGKKYLIFLDDIWDIVPWIVIQEYFPENLNGSQILVTTRSKEVAEELSANPYNVKHQTLEDHWELFSRKVFGQSHCVPSEYEKIGKRIVRGCGGLPLVVVLISGLLMTTKGSLEIWRDVARTLDGVGIYDDRISKIVSLSYKYLPSHLKACFYYFCVFPEDSEISVKKLINLWVAEGFIKQHNNMSLEEVGESYLHDLINRSLVQINELSIDGKVKSCNIHDRVHEVCVRQAIDGNTLWIIKDYYAPKACHWLSCQTSHWPITRASYGNCGPNEIHSVLCFGKDVYHSKCRLVYPCLKLLRVLDLSLVKCSQGMPHEITDLVHLRYLALNTIVSLYEFRFFKLKNLVTLIVTSWMEKCHLQLPCDILDLPQLRYLHVDKRCSQFLPCLVKNDLQTLYWLKVASSDKKPNFRIVPNLMELGIYIEGQLAPSHLGSLVHLHLLEKLKFEVGRVERFCLPTGFPPNLKKLTLCYTYLPWKEMDTIGKLPHLEVLKLKDFAFCGPTWELSEHDFQELKALLISRSNLKHWNASSINFPVLERLVLSYCWELKQVPINFAKITTLNLIVLECCYSSLVTSAMQISSAKSKALKGKAKANCPLRVRKVGTKVELPIIESYEEESVESSEENSVETSKEESVGSSKEESISGFHLILTIQLFVLCVFLLQ is encoded by the exons ATGGACTATGTTCAAATAGGTAAGCAATTATACAAAAGTTTGATGGGCAAGAAGTACttaatttttttggatgacatATGGGATATTGTCCCATGGATTGTTATCCAAGAATATTTTCCAGAGAATTTAAACGGAAGTCAAATCTTAGTAACTACTCGGTCTAAAGAGGTGGCGGAAGAATTAAGTGCAAATCCCTACAATGTGAAGCATCAAACTTTAGAGGATCACTGGGAATTATTTTCAAGGAAAGTGTTCGGGCAAAGCCATTGTGTTCCCAGTGAATATGAGAAAATTGGGAAACGCATTGTTCGTGGTTGTGGTGGATTACCCCTAGTAGTTGTTTTAATTTCTGGACTTTTGATGACAACAAAAGGGTCTCTAGAAATATGGAGAGATGTTGCCCGAACTTTGGATGGAGTTGGTATATATGATGACAGAATTTCAAAAATAGTTTCATTAAGCTACAAGTATTTACCTAGTCATTTGAAGGcttgcttttattatttttgtgtgtttCCAGAAGACAGTGAGATTTCTGTTAAGAAATTAATCAACTTATGGGTTGCGGAGGGATTTATAAAGCAACATAACAATATGAGTTTGGAAGAAGTGGGAGAGAGTTATTTGCATGATCTCATTAATAGAAGTCTAGTTCAAATTAATGAGTTAAGTATTGACGGcaaagttaaatcatgtaacatTCATGATCGAGTCCACGAGGTTTGTGTGAGACAAGCAATTGATGGGAATACTTTGTGGATTATCAAAGACTACTATGCTCCAAAGGCTTGTCATTGGTTAAGCTGTCAAACAAGTCATTGGCCAATCACTCGAGCGAGTTATGGGAATTGTGGTCCTAATGAAATCCATTCTGTTCTTTGCTTTGGTAAAGATGTATACCATTCAAAATGCAGGTTAGTATACCCATGTTTAAAATTGCTAAGAGTATTGGATTTATCATTAGTTAAATGCTCACAAGGCATGCCTCATGAAATAACAGACTTGGTTCATTTGAGATACTTGGCTTTAAATACCATTGTTTCTCTTTACGAGTTTCGATTTTTCAAGCTTAAGAATTTGGTAACTCTCATAGTTACTTCATGGATGGAAAAATGTCATTTGCAACTGCCATGTGATATTTTGGATTTGCCACAATTGAGGTATTTGCATGTTGACAAGAGATGTTCACAGTTTCTCCCTTGCTTAGTCAAAAATGATCTACAAACTCTTTATTGGTTGAAAGTTGCTAGCTCCGACAAAAAACCAAACTTCAGAATCGTTCCAAACCTAATGGAACTTGGGATTTACATTGAAGGCCAATTGGCGCCTAGCCATCTAGGTAGCCTCGTGCATTTACATCTACTTGAGAAGTTGAAGTTTGAAGTAGGAAGGGTCGAGCGCTTTTGTCTTCCAACAGGTTTTCCACCAAACCTTAAGAAGTTGACACTTTGTTATACTTATCTTCCATGGAAGGAAATGGACACAATTGGCAAGTTGCCGCACCTTGAGGTGTTGAAACTAAAAGATTTCGCCTTTTGTGGCCCAACGTGGGAACTATCGGAGCATGACTTTCAGGAATTAAAGGCACTTCTTATTTCACGCTCAAATCTCAAACATTGGAATGCAAGTTCTATTAATTTCCCAGTTCTGGAGCGCCTTGTCTTAAGTTATTGCTGGGAATTGAAACAAGTTCCAATTAATTTTGCAAAAATTACAACACTGAATTTAATTGTATTAGAATGTTGCTATTCTTCTCTTGTGACTTCCGCAATGCAGATTTCTTCTGCAAAAAGCAAAGCATTAAAGGGAAAGGCAAAGGCAAATTGTCCACTTCGTGTTCGTAAAGTTGGAACTAAG GTTGAATTGCCTATTATTGAAAGCtatgaagaagaaagtgttgaAAGCTCTGAAGAAAATAGTGTTGAAACCTCTAAAGAAGAGAGTGTCGGAAGCTCTAAAGAAGAAAGTATTTCTGGTTTCCATTTGATCTTAACAATTCAACTGTTTGTGCTATGTGTTTTTCTACTCCAATGA